The following coding sequences are from one Nicotiana tomentosiformis chromosome 3, ASM39032v3, whole genome shotgun sequence window:
- the LOC104106834 gene encoding uncharacterized protein: MRTDIAKLANQVQAIKLRSGKALEELPPKKYVPKEVFERLVPQPEVEAEKKDDEHMQEIEVRVNLPLIEVLQEVPKYAKYLRDIVANKRRLTVFKTVALTEEFSARVPSKIPPKLKDPGYFTIALAIRKHKVGRALCNLGESINLMPLSIFKKLKLGAPRPTTMTLQLVDQSLAVLEGIIEDVLVRVGKFIFPVEFIILDYMADEEVPIILGRPLLATGGALIDVREHKLKMRVHDKEVAFNVYKALNLPKHYEDLCMILVIEPKVIEPGIDVSVDDITKRSEPEKLQLVKNVKLCKRKIKKLRDKNLAHCEFEPGQSVFVLKSRLKLFPQKLQT, translated from the exons ATGAGAACTGATATAGCAAAGTTAGCCAATCAG GTACAAGCAATTAAACTAAGAAGTGGGAAAGCATTGGAGGAGCTGCCACCTAAAAAGTATGTGCCTAAAGAAGTTTTTGAAAGATTGGTACCACAACCAGAGGTAGAAGCTGAAAAGAAAGATGATGAACACATGCAAGAGATTGAG GTGCGGGTGAATCTACCTTTGATTGAAGTTCTGCAAGAAGTTCCTAAATATGCCAAGTACTTGAGAGACATTGTGGCCAATAAAAGAAGGTTGACAGTGTTTAaaacggttgcacttactgaagaGTTCAGTGCTAGAGTACCGAGTAAGATCCCGCCTAAGTTGAAGGATCCAGGTTATTTCACAATTGCCTTGGCGATCAGAAAACATAAGGTTGGTAGAGCCTTGTGTAATCTGGGAGAGAGCATAAATTTGATGCCTTTATCTATTTTCAAGAAGCTCAAATTGGGAGCACCTAGGCCTACTACTATGACTCTACAACTAGTGGATCAGTCATTAGCAGTGCTTGAAGGAATAATTGAAGATGTGCTGGTGCGAGTGGGGAAGTTTATCTTTCCCGTTGAGTTTATTATTCTTGACTACATGGCCGATGAGGAAGTTCCAATTATTTTGGGGAGACCATTATTGGCCACTGGAGGAGCACTTATTGATGTGAGGGAACACAAGCTAAAGATGAGAGTGCATGATAAAGAAGTTGCATTTAATGTGTACAAGGCACTCAACCTGCCCAAGCATTACGAGGACTTGTGCATGATTTTGGTGATTGAACCAAAGGTAATAGAGCCCGGGATTGATGTGAGTGTTGATGATATCACAAAGAGAAGTGAGCCTGAAAAACTTCAGTTGGTTAAAAATGTAAAATTGTGTAAGAGAAAGATAAAGAAGTTGCGTGACAAGAACCTTGCGCATTgtgagtttgagccaggtcaatCCGTGTTTGTGCTTAAGTCAAGATTGAAGCTCTTCCCTCAAAAGCTCCAGACTTGA